In the Wyeomyia smithii strain HCP4-BCI-WySm-NY-G18 chromosome 2, ASM2978416v1, whole genome shotgun sequence genome, one interval contains:
- the LOC129720618 gene encoding uncharacterized protein LOC129720618, translated as MVSDNATNFRSASKYFRDVHRHINSAEHNHQVSDFLANKGVEWHFIPARSPHHGGLWESAIKSAKQLLEKTAGNQIFTYEELSTFLAQVAATMNSHPITPISNDVHDPQALTPAHFLIGRPLTTIPELNLLERQINSLSRWNHIQRLSQEFRSRWQSEYVRSLKLLTRWQQSGRNIPVGAFVLLAKEDDKPKQWPIGRIIEAFPGPDGHTRVVSVKTATGVVRRDVRKLRVLPLDYDEYVPGRLGEEIPEWNLVGGLCRCDTS; from the coding sequence ATGGTTTCTGATAATGCAACCAACTTTCGCTCGGCATCAAAATACTTTCGTGATGTTCATAGGCACATCAATTCCGCTGAGCATAATCATCAAGTGAGTGACTTTCTGGCGAATAAGGGAGTTGAATGGCACTTTATACCAGCTCGCTCACCACATCACGGTGGGCTTTGGGAATCGGCAATTAAGTCCGCGAAACAGCTGCTGGAAAAGACTGCAGGTAACCAAATTTTCACCTATGAGGAATTGTCAACCTTTCTTGCTCAAGTAGCGGCTACAATGAACTCGCATCCGATAACCCCAATTTCCAATGACGTACATGATCCGCAAGCTCTAACGCCTGCTCATTTTTTGATCGGACGACCCCTCACAACAATTCCAGAGCTTAATTTGTTAGAACGTCAGATCAATTCGTTGTCCAGATGGAACCATATTCAGCGTTTATCACAGGAATTTCGATCAAGATGGCAATCAGAATACGTGCGGTCTCTTAAGCTTCTGACAAGGTGGCAACAATCCGGTCGAAATATACCTGTAGGAGCGTTCGTCTTGCTTGCGAAGGAGGACGACAAACCGAAGCAGTGGCCTATAGGCCGCATCATAGAGGCATTCCCTGGACCCGACGGACACACTAGGGTGGTATCGGTGAAAACCGCAACAGGCGTCGTTCGGCGTGATGTGAGAAAACTTCGGGTTCTACCTTTGGACTATGACGAGTACGTTCCAGGAAGACTAGGAGAGGAAATTCCCGAGTGGAATTTGGTGGGCGGCTTATGTCGGTGCGATACATCTTAG